One window of the Lonchura striata isolate bLonStr1 chromosome 9, bLonStr1.mat, whole genome shotgun sequence genome contains the following:
- the LOC110479912 gene encoding pancreatic alpha-amylase, with protein MQVLLLLLAAAGLCWGQYNPNTYPKRTSIVHLFEWRWQDIAQECERYLAPNGFGGVQVSPPNENIVVTNPNRPWWERYQPISYKICTRSGNEQEFRDMVTRCNNVGVRIYVDAVVNHMCGAGGGSGTHSTCGSYFNAGKEDFPAVPYSGWDFNDGKCHTGSGEIENYGDMYQVRDCRLSGLLDLALEKDYVRSTIAEYMNNLIDMGVAGFRIDAAKHMWPGDIKAFLDKLHNLNTQWFSEGTRPFIYQEVIDLGGEPITGSQYFGNGRVTEFKYGAKLGTVLRKWDGEKMAYLKNWGEGWGFVPSDRALVFVDNHDNQRGHGAGGASILTFWDARLYKMAVGFMLAHPYGFTRVMSSFRWPRYFENGKDVNDWYGPPSNSDGSTKAVTINPDTTCGNDWVCEHRWRQIRNMVIFRNVVDGEPFSNWWDNGSNQVAFGRGNKGFIIFNNDDWNMNVNVQTGLPSGTYCDVISGQKENNKCTGKQVFVSGDGKANFQINTDAEDPFIAIHVDAKL; from the exons ATGcaagtccttctcctcctccttgcaGCCGCAGGGCTTTGCTGGGGGCAGTACAACCCCAACACTTACCCTAAGAGAACCTCTATTGTGCATCTCTTCGAATGGCGCTGGCAGGATATTGCTCAGGAGTGTGAACGCTACTTAGCTCCTAATGGATTTGGAGGTGTTCAG GTTTCACCTCCAAATGAAAACATTGTTGTTACTAACCCGAACAGACCCTGGTGGGAAAGATACCAGCCCATTAGCTATAAGATCTGCACTCGATCAGGAAATGAACAGGAATTCAGAGACATGGTGACCAGATGCAACAATGTTGGA GTTCGTATCTATGTGGATGCTGTCGTCAACCATATGTGTGGTGCTGGAGGTGGCTCAGGCACACATTCTACCTGTGGAAGCTATTTTAATGCTGGAAAAGAAGATTTTCCAGCTGTACCATACTCTGGTTGGGATTTCAATGATGGCAAATGTCACACTGGAAGTGGAGAAATTGAAAATTATGGTGATATGTATCAG GTTCGGGACTGTCGCTTGAGTGGCCTTCTGGATCTGGCCCTGGAGAAGGACTATGTGCGCTCAACGATTGCAGAGTACATGAACAATCTCATTGATATGGGTGTAGCAGGGTTCCGAATTGATGCTGCCAAGCACATGTGGCCTGGGGACATAAAAGCGTTTCTGGACAAACTGCATAATCTAAACACTCAGTGGTTTTCTGAAGGAACTAGACCTTTCATTTACCAAGAG GTAATTGACTTGGGTGGAGAGCCCATCACAGGCAGCCAGTACTTTGGAAATGGCCGGGTGACAGAATTCAAGTACGGTGCCAAACTGGGGACAGTGCTCCGCAAGTGGGACGGAGAAAAGATGGCCTACTTAAA GAATTGGGGAGAAGGCTGGGGCTTTGTGCCTTCCGACAGAGCTTTGGTCTTTGTGGATAATCACGACAACCAGAGAGGACACGGGGCTGGTGGAGCTTCTATCCTGACCTTCTGGGATGCCAG GCTCTATAAGATGGCAGTTGGTTTCATGCTTGCCCATCCCTATGGGTTCACACGTGTGATGTCAAGTTTTCGCTGGCCGAGATATTTTGAAAATGGAAAG GACGTCAATGACTGGTATGGACCCCCAAGTAACTCAGATGGCTCCACAAAGGCTGTCACAATCAACCCAGACACGACCTGTGGCAATGACTGGGTTTGTGAACATCGCTGGCGTCAAATCAG GAACATGGTTATCTTCCGTAACGTGGTGGATGGCGAGCCTTTCTCCAACTGGTGGGACAATGGCAGCAATCAAGTGGCTTTTGGCCGTGGTAACAAAGGCTTCATCATCTTCAATAATGATGACTG GAATATGAATGTCAATGTACAAACTGGACTGCCCTCTGGTACCTACTGTGATGTTATTTCTGGACAAAAGGAGAACAACAAATGTACTGGAAAGCAGGTGTTTGTTTCTGGTGATGGAAAGGCTAATTTCCAGATTAATACCGATGCTGAAGATCCATTTATTGCAATTCATGTTGATGCCAAGTTATAA
- the RNPC3 gene encoding RNA-binding region-containing protein 3 — translation MAAPGAEELRPGGPAPAGGPGLGPALGPVPPHPVPPHPGVSRRRGRTLLVRHLPAELTAAEKEDLLQHFGAVSVRVLSDHGRLKHTAFATFPSENAAAKALSRLHQLKLLGHTLVVEFAKEQESAQVLSQPSVSDKCKSLEEPVKEEEKIEPSCVKIENGIAPNHGLTFPINSCLKYLYPPPSSAILANIANALASVPKFYVQVLHLMNKMNLPPPFGPITARPPMYEEYLPVPVPPPPIPPLPPEEPPLPEEEEGLSSGDESEYESDDDDEEKERMTKLMELATLQPKRPINTKKRGVRKKQRIKDMLNVPVCTSHSNSHPTLSPSDVFEQLQHVGHKKIEFHISTEIPAVQINSEKEEKNDLYATSEEINNTGFGRIFPAPSSNDKMETEEEDDEIPSEFISRKDLEKNRLSREEMEKYSVFKNYEPGDPNCRIYVKNLAKQVQEKDLKFIFGRYVDFQSEVERNMFDIRLMKEGRMKGQAFIGLPNEKAAAKALKEANGYVLFEKPMVVQFARSARPKQDANEGKRKK, via the exons ATGGCGGCGCCGGGCGCGGAGGAGCtgcggccgggcgggccggcACCCGCGGGCGGCCCGGGGCTCGGCCCGGCGCTCGGCCCCGTGCCGCCGCACCCCGTCCCGCCGCACCCCGGCGTCtcgcggcggcgcggccggacGCTGCTGGTGCGGCACCTGCCCGCCGAGCTGACGGCGGCGGAGAAGGAGGATCTGCTGCAGCACTTCGGGGCCGTGTCTGTGCGCGTCCTGTCCGACCACGGGCGGCTG AAACATACTGCTTTTGCCACCTTTCCAAGTGAAAATGCAGCTGCAAAG GCTTTATCAAGATTGCATCAGCTGAAACTTTTGGGTCACACATTAGTTGTTGAATTTGCAAAGGAGCAAGAGAGTGCACAGGTACTTAGCCAGCCTTCTGTCTCAGACAAGTGCAAAAG tttagaaGAACCAGtgaaagaagaagagaagataGAACCAAGCTGTGTTAAAATAGAGAATGGAATTGCACCCAACCATGG cctCACCTTTCCCATCAATTCTTGCCTCAAATATTTGTATCCACCACCTTCAAGTGCAATTCTAGCAAATATAGCAAATGCCTTGGCAAGTGTGCCCAAATTCTATGTCCAG GTACTCCATCTGATGAATAAAATGAATCTTCCTCCACCTTTTGGACCAATCACTGCTCGCCCTCCCATG TACGAAGAATATTTACCAGTGCCTGTGCCACCTCCCCCAATCCCACCTCTGCCTCCTGAAGAGCCTCCTTTGcctgaagaggaagaaggacTGTCTAGTGGGGATGAATCAGAATATGaaagtgatgatgatgatgaggaaaaggagag AATGACCAAGTTGATGGAATTAGCAACCCTTCAGCCTAAAAGACCAATAAACACAAAGAAACGTGGTGttagaaaaaagcaaagaattaaagACATGTTGAATGTTCCTGTGTGTACTTCCCACAG CAACTCGCACCCTACACTGTCACCTTCAGATGTCtttgagcagctgcagcacGTAGGTCATAAAAAAATAGAGTTTCATATTAGTACTGAGATCCCAGCTGTTCAGATAAACtcggaaaaagaagaaaaaaatg ATCTTTATGCAACCTCGGAAGAAATCAATAATACAGGCTTTGGAAGGATTTTCCCAGCTCCTAGCTCGAATGATAAAATGGAAACtgaagaggaggatgatgaaATACCATCAGAATTTATTTCTAGAAAGgatttagaaaaaaacagaCTTTCTAGAGAAG AAATGGAAAAGTATTCTGTTTTCAAAAACTACGAGCCAGGTGATCCAAATTGCAGGATATATGTGAAGAATTTAGCTAAACAAGTTCAAGAAAAG GATCTTAAGTTCATTTTTGGAAGATATGTTGACTTCCAGTCAGAGGTGGAACGCAATAT GTTTGATATCCGTTTGATGAAAGAAGGCCGGATGAAGGGACAGGCTTTCATTGGACTTCCCAATGAGAAAGCAGCTGCCAAAGCACTGAAAGAAGCAAATGGCTATGTCTTATTTGAAAAACCCATGGTAGTT CAATTTGCTCGTTCAGCTAGACCAAAACAAGATGCCAacgaagggaaaagaaaaaagtaa